A single Dreissena polymorpha isolate Duluth1 chromosome 14, UMN_Dpol_1.0, whole genome shotgun sequence DNA region contains:
- the LOC127858054 gene encoding uncharacterized protein LOC127858054 has protein sequence MMVVMVVLVVIVMVVLTMMLMEIVVMAVLVGMVAGMVMTVMVVIVLLVIVVDGDNSVDGGGDIGGDDGDGDSGDDGGGDSEFVDGCDDGYGDGGIGDGVGGIGGDGPCNGGDGDDGEYDDGGDDGGDCSGDDGGDGDISGDSGGRDGGLLTTVVMIVMLMIW, from the coding sequence ATGATGGTTGTTATGGTTGTGTTGGTTGTTattgtgatggtggtgttgacgatgatgttgatggaAATTGTTGTTATGGCGGTGTTGGTTGGGATGGTGGCGGGGATGGTTATGACAGTGATGGTGGTGATTGTGTTGTTGGTGATTGTGGTTGATGGAGATAAtagtgttgatggtggtggtgatattgGTGGTGATGACGGTGATGGTGatagtggtgatgatggtggtggtgatagtgagTTTGTTGATGGCTGTGATGATGGTTATGGTGATGGTGGTATtggtgatggtgttggtggtATTGGTGGAGATGGTCCTTGTAATGGTGGTGATGGGGATGATGGTGaatatgatgatggtggtgatgatggtggtgattgtAGTGgcgatgatggtggtgatggtgatataagtggtgatagtggtggtcgTGATGGCGGTTTATTGACGACggtggtgatgattgtgatgtTGATGATTTGGTGA